One part of the Rutidosis leptorrhynchoides isolate AG116_Rl617_1_P2 chromosome 1, CSIRO_AGI_Rlap_v1, whole genome shotgun sequence genome encodes these proteins:
- the LOC139900015 gene encoding CASP-like protein 1C2, with amino-acid sequence MNKSQWIPIVFLRLVALVATFVAIIVMVTSHDSAKVLGMTFQAKYNNSPTLKYFVIVSIITTVYSLLALFVPPKKLRRHVLVLDMIVMSFLISSFSAAVGVGQLGKQGNTHAGWLPICDQVPKFCHHVTISLVAGFVAVIVYFLLLLYSLNNVLNLVAFKD; translated from the exons ATGAACAAGTCTCAATGGATCCCAATTGTTTTCCTAAGGCTTGTAGCCTTGGTTGCAACTTTTGTAGCCATTATTGTTATGGTCACTAGCCATGACTCAGCCAAAGTCTTGGGCATGACCTTTCAAGCCAAGTATAACAACTCACCTACACTCAA GTATTTTGTGATAGTTAGCATAATCACGACGGTTTATAGTTTGTTAGCACTCTTCGTTCCTCCCAAGAAATTAAGGCGTCATGTTCTTGTTCTCGATATG ATTGTAATGTCATTCTTAATATCAAGCTTTTCGGCAGCAGTTGGAGTAGGGCAATTGGGAAAACAGGGAAATACGCATGCCGGTTGGCTACCAATCTGTGACCAAGTTCCTAAATTTTGCCACCATGTTACCATATCGCTGGTCGCAGGCTTTGTTGCCGTCATCGTTTACTTTTTGCTTCTACTCTACTCACTCAACAATGTTCTTAATTTGGTTGCATTTAAAGATTAG